Proteins encoded within one genomic window of Alteribacter populi:
- the truA gene encoding tRNA pseudouridine(38-40) synthase TruA: MSRFVCKIAYDGTNFSGYQVQLNGRTVQGELEKALKKLHKGKAVGIIGSGRTDANVHAESQVIHFDSELAMAPEQWQRALNAILPKEIAVLEVARAWNGFHARYDAVGKEYRYRILQSRNRDVFRRNYTYQPFPMTTKVEAMQQAAAYLLGTHDFTSFCSPRTDVEDKVRTIYSIDIRDVGDEIVFTFNGSGFLYQMVRIMTGTLMEIGQGKREVEEIQRILEAKDRFKAGHTAAGQGLCLMRVDYEPSPFSTQRNEENEG; the protein is encoded by the coding sequence ATGTCACGGTTTGTTTGTAAAATTGCCTACGATGGAACCAATTTCTCCGGGTACCAAGTACAGTTAAACGGACGCACAGTTCAAGGTGAACTCGAAAAAGCCTTGAAAAAACTCCACAAAGGAAAAGCAGTGGGGATCATAGGATCGGGAAGAACCGATGCGAATGTCCATGCGGAGTCACAGGTGATTCATTTTGATTCTGAGTTAGCTATGGCCCCGGAACAATGGCAAAGAGCGTTGAATGCAATTCTCCCTAAAGAAATAGCGGTATTGGAAGTGGCAAGAGCTTGGAATGGCTTTCATGCACGCTATGATGCAGTAGGAAAAGAATATCGTTATCGCATTCTCCAGTCCCGAAACCGTGATGTTTTCAGAAGGAATTATACCTACCAACCTTTCCCGATGACTACCAAGGTCGAGGCGATGCAGCAAGCGGCAGCTTATCTTTTAGGTACACATGATTTCACAAGCTTCTGTTCTCCTCGAACAGACGTTGAGGATAAGGTGCGGACGATCTATTCCATTGACATTCGAGACGTTGGAGATGAAATTGTCTTTACCTTCAATGGCAGCGGCTTTTTATATCAAATGGTCCGGATTATGACCGGTACTCTGATGGAAATCGGTCAGGGTAAAAGAGAGGTAGAAGAGATTCAGAGGATCTTAGAGGCTAAAGATCGATTCAAAGCAGGTCACACCGCCGCTGGCCAAGGCCTTTGTCTAATGAGAGTGGATTACGAACCATCCCCGTTTTCTACCCAAAGAAATGAAGAAAACGAAGGGTGA
- the rplM gene encoding 50S ribosomal protein L13 — protein MRTTYMAKPNEVERKWYVVDAEGQTLGRLASEVASILRGKHKPTFTPHIDTGDHVILINADKIHLTGNKLADKMYYRHSQYPGALKSMTAQEMRDRKPVKMLELAIKGMLPKGSLGRQQSKKLHVYTGSEHPHEAQQPETYELRG, from the coding sequence ATGCGTACAACATATATGGCAAAGCCTAATGAAGTAGAACGTAAATGGTACGTTGTAGACGCTGAAGGCCAAACGCTTGGTCGTCTTGCAAGTGAAGTTGCATCTATTCTTCGCGGCAAGCACAAGCCTACGTTTACACCGCATATTGATACAGGAGACCATGTGATTCTTATCAATGCAGACAAAATTCACTTGACTGGTAATAAACTTGCTGACAAGATGTATTACCGTCACAGCCAGTACCCTGGTGCACTTAAGAGCATGACAGCTCAGGAAATGCGTGATCGCAAGCCTGTAAAAATGCTTGAACTTGCAATCAAAGGTATGTTACCAAAAGGGTCCCTTGGACGCCAGCAAAGCAAGAAGCTTCACGTTTATACTGGTAGCGAGCACCCACACGAAGCACAACAACCTGAAACTTACGAACTACGCGGTTAA